One genomic segment of Gemmatimonadota bacterium includes these proteins:
- a CDS encoding endonuclease/exonuclease/phosphatase family protein — MTEPAANRWARRLAWGSAAAMVAAWVVVSVLGDRIWWALPFLYGPRWAAGACFLGLVPALVRARRTAIVAGAVMALVFGFGLLDIRLGLGRFEPKADTTLRIMEINAGSGSPTLHPTAATILAEAERVQAEILVVAECSAALADGIRATGRWEIRHAVASVCIASHFAILSWEERDPMDFWKQSGSGAIARATLDTPAGVVRVGVVHLETPRDALDNFGDLSTIPTLGPVTRANTAQRELESRVAREWIFRGEPWPTIVAGDFNLPIESAIYRRHWAGLRNAFSRSGLGIGNTKHTRRWGIRIDHILTTPEFVIHRAAIGRDVGSDHRPVSAEVSLPTAQRTSAAR, encoded by the coding sequence ATGACTGAGCCCGCGGCCAATCGATGGGCTCGGCGCCTCGCCTGGGGGAGTGCCGCCGCCATGGTCGCCGCGTGGGTGGTGGTCAGTGTGCTCGGCGATCGGATCTGGTGGGCGCTTCCCTTCCTCTATGGACCGCGGTGGGCGGCCGGCGCATGCTTCCTCGGTCTCGTCCCGGCACTCGTGCGAGCGCGACGCACCGCGATTGTCGCAGGCGCGGTGATGGCGCTCGTCTTCGGGTTCGGGTTGCTCGACATCCGGCTCGGGCTTGGGCGCTTCGAGCCGAAGGCCGACACGACACTCCGCATCATGGAGATCAACGCGGGATCCGGCAGCCCGACCCTCCATCCGACGGCGGCCACGATCCTCGCCGAGGCGGAGCGGGTGCAGGCCGAGATCCTCGTCGTGGCGGAATGCAGTGCGGCACTCGCCGACGGCATCCGGGCGACCGGACGGTGGGAGATTCGCCACGCCGTGGCATCGGTGTGTATCGCCAGCCACTTCGCGATCCTCAGCTGGGAAGAGCGCGACCCGATGGACTTCTGGAAGCAGAGTGGTTCGGGGGCGATTGCGCGGGCGACGCTCGACACGCCAGCCGGTGTGGTGCGTGTGGGCGTCGTCCATCTCGAGACGCCACGTGACGCGCTCGACAATTTCGGCGATCTCTCCACCATCCCCACGTTGGGTCCGGTGACCCGGGCAAATACCGCCCAGCGCGAGCTCGAATCACGCGTGGCGCGGGAGTGGATCTTTCGAGGGGAGCCGTGGCCAACGATTGTCGCGGGAGATTTCAACCTGCCCATCGAGAGTGCCATCTATCGGCGTCACTGGGCCGGGCTGCGGAATGCCTTTTCGCGCAGCGGGCTCGGCATCGGGAACACCAAGCACACGAGGCGATGGGGCATCCGGATCGATCATATTCTGACGACGCCGGAGTTCGTCATCCACCGTGCCGCGATCGGCCGAGATGTCGGGTCGGACCACCGTCCCGTCTCGGCCGAGGTCTCCCTGCCGACCGCTCAGCGCACCAGCGCGG